GAAGATGTCAAGCAGGTTCTCATAAGCCGCTATGTGTAATGGCGTTCTTCCGTTATCATTTGACGTGCATAGAAGCTCGAGCCTTCTTGCGGAAGGCAAAGAGTTTAGTATGAAAACAGCCATTTGAGAGTGGCGTTTGGCGAGTGCACATAATAGAATGTTATCCCCTTCATTGTCTTCAGCTGTAACAATATGGTACCAGTTAGTTAATGTTAGTTGGTCTGCAACTTGTTGAAGAAAATCAGCATCGCCTACTAGTGCTGACTTGTGCAAAGGTGTTAGGCCTTTGGCGCACTTAATCAAAAGCAAGCCACATAAAGTATTTtcagacaaaaaactttttactgTCTCGAGAACATCCAGATTTCTGCCCCTGGCAGCTATATGAAGAACAGTGCCTCCACTAGTAGTTGATTGTTTCCCCAAAATGGTGGCTCTATTAGCTGGCTTCAATGCGTCGAGTATAACCTTTAGAACTTCTGTATTTCTATTCCAAGTTGCGGATATTGCTGGTGTATGACCTAGGTTATCTTCCAGTACCAGTAATTGGAGTCGTTGCATCTCAGTAATATTCTTAAGTGAAACATTTATTACTTCAGCATGGCCAGCTTTGGCAGCTCTATGCAAAATGAATTCATTGTCAGAATTTCGTCTGCTTAGCATTTCATATCTCATCCCGCCATAAATCTTGTTAAGGATGCAATTCATGGAATCTGAGTGTCTACCGTAGGCTGCAAGGGTGACAGCGGTGTGACTCTGCGCATTTTCTAGCAACAGTAATCTGTACTTTTGATCTTCTGTTACGGTGTCAAGGATGACCTCAATTATTCTTGTATGTCCGTTTCTGGCAGCTATCTGTAGAGTTGGTTCACTATGAGGATGGTATGCTTGCAACATTTCAAAGGCTGTATCTGCATCAACTTGGCTTAGTATGACTTGGATGACCTGAAGATGTCCTTGTTCAGCAGCGAGATTGATGGGAGTGTTACTATAACGGTTCTGTTCAAATAACAGCtcaattttttctttatttgGAATGCAATTCAAGATAGTTTTAATTATTTGAGAGTGGCCATTATAAGCAGCAACATGCAGGGAAGTACCGAGATCACTTTGAGATTTGAGCACTCTGCAGCTTTCAGAAGAGTCCAGCTCACGAAGCATGATCTGTATTATCTCAAGATGCCCTCTTTCGGCAGCCAGATGTATAGGAGTATTTCCATATTGATTACGTAGCAAGAGCAGCTCAACTCGCTCTTGGCTTCTATCAATCGAGCCGAGAATGGCCTCAACAATTCGAGTTTGACCATTCCACGTAGCCGTATGCATTGGAGTTCCATCATTCTTGTTgagcatttttaacattttaaatgaCCTCTCATGTCCCACAGAGTTAAGTATGTCTTGTACTATTTGAAGGTGTCCCTTTTCGGCAGCTAGACTGAGAGGAGTGTTACCATATTTGTTCTCAGACATTAGCAAGTCATATTTTGCATGTTTAGTTATGATCAACTCCTGCAAAGCACGGAAAACATCCGTTTGACCGTTCCACGCAGCCATGTGAACTGTGGTTCCTTCAACTTGAttttgtatattcaaaattaaATACGCCGTTTGTGAGTCAATGCGGCTCAGCACATATCGTATGATTTCATGATAGCCTCTTTCTGCTGTAAGACTGAGAGGAATGTTGCCATAGCGATTCTGTAGCAACAGCAAGTTGAGAGCTTGTGCTTCTTTGACTGATCCCATAATAGCTTTAACTATCTCAAGACGCCCGCTCCGCATCGCTAAATGGAGAATAGCTCCTTCTTCTTTATTCTCTACTTTTAACATTTTGTAATTTAATGTTGCGTTGTCTGATCGCAGTATATGTTGTACTGTGTCTGTATGACCTTGGATTACAGCTAGCGCTAAAGGAGTGTTACCAATATTATTTTGTACAAGTAATGCTTCGCATTTGTCAACCTCTGTAGATTGATTGAGAAGGCCTTGGATAATGTACGTATCACCCCGATCTGCTGCATAGTGAAGCAATGTCCACTGATTATGATGCTGTTTTAGTGCCTGTTCGAGTCTGCTGCTGCCAGGCGTACCTGAAAGTTCTGCCATAAGCTCTGGAACGGAAGGCTTTTTGCCATGTGTTAAATACTCTTGCAACATTCGGTATGAACTAGGAGAAGTGCTTGTTTCCATTGTCTTTACCTAAATATAAAACAGAAACCGTGTTACCTGCAGTGCTGGTTATGTTACTCATTAGACTACTGTGAGTTTGCAAGAAAGGCTATGAAGAGAAATAGGTCAGCCAATCAAAAGCTGAGAATGAGATGAGCTATGACCTACAGCAGAAGGCTTTTAAAAGCAAATGTCTACAAGCATGGCTACCACTACTTTGGTGCTTTTGGATTTTCTACACGTAAAGGGTATATTATGGGTACACACAATGGATTAGAATTCAATCAGATTTCCTTTACAATTTTAGAAGAAATGCGATAAATGTTGCATCGAGTTGGATACACGGTGGTCAGGGTTGGGTAATTGATTTTATTCCAAATAGATCTATTTGCAAATTCAATTAccaattactatatttatttgacttgGTATTTGGTTTCAAGAAtttccagtatttggtattttatttggtatttggttatgatattttccagtatttggtattttaattgGTCCGCCAAATTGGCTAATTACCCAACACTGACGGTGGTACACATTAGCAAAATTAGGTAGAGCATGTTGGCAGTGGATAATCGCATCTACGGTGATGCATCAGCTAAGGCTGTAGCCCGGAATCTTTATAAATGCTTAAATATTTTTAGACTACAATAACAGAAGGCTTGCTTTATAATGAATGAGTTCATAGTAGACAAAAATGCTTTATTGGATTCATTTGTGGGTCTTTCATAGAGCAATAACCATGTCAGCCACATATCACTGAAAGTAGCAAatagaagataactccgagTGTAGGGCTGAACGGTTGCTTGTTGTGTACCCAAATCTacgataaatatttttttgccaTTTCGTCATGTCACGAGTCTTCTCTAGaaaatgcaaaaacactttAGTTATGAGCAAACAAACAGTTATAAAAAAAGCTGCAAAACTCTGAGCaaatagtatataataattgtactgtTTGATGATCAGTTCTAGCAATAATATCGTTAACATATTTCATGTGGCAAAACTAAACGTAATTCACATAgcaaagctttgtttctgaaCTATAAACTAGGTTATATAAATTTCTTCACTTTatagcatataacaacatttatgaCAAGTCACTTTGAGAGTTGTTAGATTTGACAAAAAATATGCGGGACATCAAagacttgtaatttttttatgattaatacaTGGTTACAACTATGTTTTCTTTCTAATGCaccttttataaatttttgataaGCATTGTAAACAGCTATTGGACAAATGTACGCAGTTAATACGAatctcaattttatttttgatagTTACTAGCTGaatacccggcgttgcacggggtaataaaaaggtttatggcagaaaaaatatatttttaatcaacatatgcaacatttatcattttaatttttagataaaggtgtttgtttatttctctgtGTGTTTGATGAATGCATCGTTTAAATGTTTGAAAGCTTGAAGCATagctaaaatacatgtacacgtatattgttgaaaaacatttcttacttcttagGCTACACATTtgctcaagatttaaaacagattataaacagtggcaggtaatgtagttgctggtggctaagtttcttttcccgatgaatttgagtaacttaagctagtaacttaagctaatattttaatctttactataataatagctgtCTGTTCTTCCAGTTGGACATTAAGAAAAGGATTGCACCTCATGGGAATCGATTACTATGCATTCAGATGCACAGGTGTTAAGCCAAGCGCACTACCTTGCCACAAACTATGCAGCCACCTTGCCATGGTTTGGGATATTTGTGCTTATAATCGTTACACATACTGATTGTTCACGGCGAATCGGAGTGCAAGTGTTGTTTTTGGGGAAGTATTTTTTTCTAGTAGTTCAAGTGCTGCAAGCGTTCCTATTTTAACCAACCACTAAAAACTGGACAtacgacagacaaacaaacacctagatttatatttataaattatacattgtaattttatatatatatttatcgatatagctattattataattgatATACCGCTTACAACAAAGTTTGTATTTTCTATAGCGACAGTCACTAGCTAGGGCGACAAGCCTTAATGGAGAGCTAGCTTTACTGATGAGGAGTTATGGTTCTTGCGACTTTATTTAACTCAACTGGCTCAACTTGAAGTGTGCGAATTACATGACATGTACATCAATATAAAACAGCTGCATctttaattattaaaaacagtgtaaaatatacatattgatttaaatattttagaggCAACTCAAATTTATAGAAGTAgccaaaaattgtaaaataaacacAAAATGAGAAATAGACTGTGAGTGTAACAAATCCCAATGTGTGTAAAAATTTAACAgttcattaaaaatgaaatacacaaaataataGGCTAAAACAGACTTTGTTGCCTTCCGTGACTTGTCTTGCTAGAATAAACTTGAGAATATTGTAGACTTTAGAACTTGTAAAAGAACAACTTTGTAAACTTAAAAACTTTATCACCAATAATGGTGATCTTGTCGAGCCAAACTGCTCAGGACAAAAACTGCTGCTCTGCTGACCAGATCTAGAGAAGATAGTTGGCCAAGATGACTCGAGAATGCAAAAAGTAAACAAGATTAGTGCACATCGCAGCAGCGCATAAAATAGTCGTAGTTCCAGCCACGTAGTTCCAGCCACGCCAATCGCTTATGGAATGCCTGCAGCAGCAGCTCTCAAGCTTATTCATCTCAGCagtgaaaaactaaaaaagcattagtatttataaaaaatgtgtCTGTCTTATAGTCATGACACTTCTGTTCAAGTGACTATCTACTATAAAGTGAAGATAAAGAAGTCTGGGACTGATGTTTTCTAGTAATAATTTCAAGAAATGGCTagaaataatacatgtatttaaattcATTACACTTCCTCCTTAATTTACTCTAAAAAATTAACTACTAGCAAAGCTCTCAGTTTTCTTCAATTAGTTATATTGCTGTGCCAACGTTCTCTACACGAGGAGACAACTCACGAGATGTCACTTCATCATCTACATAAAGATTTCTTTCGATAAACAGACACTATAAGATGTGTCTCTTTGTTCTTCTACGATAACTTGCGATGTCCAAGTTAAATTAATTACATTTAAAttcattacatttgttttaatacaGCTCAGCAGTTTGTTGTTATAAACATTTGTAACttatatcattggttaattTCTTTATGTAGAATTTGTGAGTCACACGACCTTTTACACGGTTCAAACAATGTTTACAAGTTTATTACAACACTTTTAGCTGTTCTAATGACATGACAGGCTGCATTAGCTGACTCCAGCCTTAGTAAACAAGCATAGCTGTTAGCGATAGCTTCATCACTTCACTATGTTACCTGAAGTGGTTAATCCGCGAAGTGGTTAATCCACACATTTCTTTCATCCACTGTAAATCATTTTTGTGAGATAGTTTAGTTGTACTCTGTTTTAATAACATTAAACAGTGTTTTATACTTGTCTCTTAGTTATAAAATCATAGTTCCAAATAAGCTTGGCGCGAGTTGTGTTGGTGTTAAAAAACGGAAAATGGCTTttcttgtaattaaaacaaacaataaaaacaagaaaacaCCTTGGAACGCGTTTAGTAGTTATTATGAGGTAGAAAGCAAAAATGATGGATTTTAcagttaatatttttagtaatttATACTATGTATTTATGCTAATGTTGTGTGAAAAATTTATCATCGTAAGACCTTGTTGGGCTGATCAAATTGAACAAAATACAACCAAATTATGTTCAGGATCTTTGCTCCGACGACAGCCCCGGCCTAcaatatgtttccatgacgcggttAATCCATGACATGGTTAATCCATGACATGGTTAATCCACGAGTTGGTTAATCCACGAGGTTGCATCATCCACGAGATGGAAACAGCaaaaatccgcaagctaagcgagttttgttacttgCAAATTGTTATCGATTGTTTCATGTTTCCAAAAGATGGAAATGAAATTTGCAGATTATGCGCAACAAAATGCTGTGCGAGCCATTGTATTTTAAACATGTTCTACACTTCAGTCGTTCATATTTTGTTTTACGCAGTTTTGAATGCATCGTTATGACCTCTGGAATAGAAATCCTTATATCTTCTAATAAAATGCATGCGCTAATCTGCAACTTGTGAATTTCCATTGAAAAGCTTATCGCATAGTAACTCAAcatgtgcacaactccaaatgcgcatcatggaaacatactGATAGCTGTCTGATAGCTACTAGAGAGGTTATAGTAACTATAATAAGCTGGAGTTAGTTGCCTGCTGAAATGGAATGATTGTGGGAACAATTGTTTAGCTGTTGATCAAGAAAGTTGCTCATAACAAAGTTAAGTTGAAATACATGTGATTTATTGAAGACGTATCCCTGGTAACTAAACAAAAGGTATCAACACAGAAGTCTTGAACTTATTTCAAGCCTTTTTCGTTTATTATTTTGACATCAGATTTGTATTTGAGGTCTTTAAGTTGTTCTGAAAGCTGTGGATCTTTAAATGCTGTAACCCGATTCTGCAACTTCTGCTCTAATCTGAATGTTTGGGCTACGCGACAGCTTATTTTAGTGCTCAACTCAGTAAGAAATAAAAATTGTCAGTGGAAATGTCTGGTTGATTGATAAAACTCAACGAACTGTCCCTACAAAGAGTTACAGTCGCCTGTATCAAACTTGCTCTTGATGCTCTCCATCATTACCTTGTAATACCATGAATctgtcaaaaacaaaaagtggTCCATCCATGGTTCTAACCATTCAGCTAGAACGGTGTTGGCTTAAAAGGTAAGTAACAGACCAATACCTGCTGTGATGCAGAAGGTAGATTCCTTTCCGCGTAATGATCTCCCTGCACACCATCAGCGTAGAACTCCAGTGCAAATGCTCGATGTGTCACAGAGCTGAACGACTGACTGTTTACTGGCTTCACGGGAATTATTCACAGTTGAGTGCACAAACATAGGGCATTTGTGGAAACTATCCAAGGTCATGTCTCGTGACACTCACTGGCATAGAAATGATGCAAAAATGAGAAATGATCAGTTAACCCATCAAAGTCAAAGGGTCAAGGTCGAAGGTTAAACTGAATCAATAGATCTTATCAGGTATTGTACTTTAACTACTGAGCTAGAGTGAATATGACAAGGTGAGAGGTCTTTGGGAGGTTTGCAGAAGTCTGATTTTGGGCTTTATTACAACTGTGTAAACAGCCGCCCATTGAGGTGAGCTTGAACATGAATTTTAAGACAGAACATAACAAAGAAAAAATTACATTATTTAAATGATATGAGAATTTTTaagatattacatattataatacGTAAATAATGGTACTTCAGCAATGTATTGCATTTGCTACAAGCACTTATGAATTTAAAAAGATGCTTCCTGGGGTACATCTTCAAGGATTACATTTAGAGATTATTTTCAGGGATTATATTTAGGGGCTgtctataaaaaggttttttagcAAGGAAATAAATTTGTTACATTTCTCATAAGCATATTTCACAGTTGGCACGTGTAAGCTGACCCGGGGCCCTTTTTGATTGGCCAGAGGTAAACTATTATTGCactattatattttactttctTAGCTGGGAGGTCAATTGATAGCTGATCAAGTTTCCAAAagaatttaaaatatgtaaacattTGGTATCCAGTTGGTAGTTGGTACTCCCTAAGGACCAATCGATACACGCAACCTATTAAATGgcctgtatatacatgtagctactagTAGCTATACATGAACAGATTACGGGGCCTTCATCACCCTTTCCTGACAAATCTTTGAAAATGTCAACAGGACTCTGGCAGGTCCAATTTATCACATCTGTGTTGTACAGTTGCTGATGTAAGAGCTCCCTTTGACTATTGAAATTTCCCAACTTTTTGTTTCTCTCTGTAATTGGCATACAAataatcttatatatatatggcagCATTGTTGTCGTTATCAGACAGCATTTTTTCAGCTGGGTCATCCAACAGCAACTATTTCATTTCAATCTTTGCCTTTTTGCCTGTCACCCATCATGGTGTTTTAGAGATATTTGAAAATGTCAGCAgtcaaccagataggctaagTAACTACAAATAAATTGCAGTTGCGTTGAATGGCAGCAACGTTGCTATGAAGCCTAGAACTTCATCTGCTCCTCCTTTTTATTTAGTTCGCTGTTCACCTTCAGCTGATAAAGATGTCATATATTAATCCACCCCAACTCTGTACAAGTTTTGAGCCTTTACTACTGATGCTTGCCTCTGATAAACTGGCAAAAGGTAATTTGATAACTCACCTTTCAGGTTAGTATGCTCATAGATTTACTTATGATGAAGAGTGTCAACCCAGTTGATATGGAACTTGTAGAAGCCAGCAATCTTCATTACTTAACTTCCAGCATTGTAAGTATTTAGTTACCTGTCAACTTTTGCTAGACTGCATTGCATTTTGTAATCCAGCTGTGTACCAGTATAATACCGATTCACATGAAATATGTGCACTTTGTAGCAGTTCCACTTAACAGGGTCAGGACTGAAATAAAGGGGCTTCCAAAACAGATATCGGTATGTATAACAGCAAATGAAAGACATTATTTCATAGACAAAGTTTGGTTCGGTTAACTTATCAGCAATTATTGCCTACCATTGCCTGCATGTGGTTAGAAGATCTATAAGGAAGAGTTGACAAGAATGACAAGAACCTCGAGCAAACACAAATGCACCAACAAAAAGTCAATAAATGTTTACTATAGTGAGAGCTGCGTTGGTCGGTCTGTAGCCACAGTTGGAGGTGGTAAAAAAATTGCCACACAAGATTCAAATTTATGACACTCTAACAACTGTGTTATTCAGATGCCTTACAGCATCttaaaataattgtacatataatcTACCACCACAAGGTGACTATAATCTACCACCACAAGGTGACTATAATCTACCACCACAAGGTGACTATAATCTACCATTATAAGGTGACTATAATCTACCACCACATGGTAACTATAATCTACCCCCACAAGGTAACTATAATCTACCACCACAAGGTAACTATAATCTACTACCACAAGGTAACTATAATCCACCACCACAAGGTAACTATAATCTACCCCCACAAGGTAACTATAATCTACCACCGCAAGGTAACTATAATCTACCACCACATGGTAGATATAATCTACCCCCACAAGGTAACTATGATCTACCACCACAAGGTGACTATGATCTACCACCGCAAGGTGACTATAATCTCCCACCACAAGGTAAGACAAtgtaaaatgaaacaaacagaAGAACTAGTTATGCTAACAAATCCATCTACCTCATATCCAAATGCTAGCACTCGAAGCCCTGAAGAGCTGGCCACTGGAGCTACTGAATGTGAAGTAAATGGCCTTCACAGAAGATGTCATATTCCCACAATAGAACAGCAAACATAACCTTGCTTAGGCAACTCAGAACATAATGGCATGATACCAATGAATGTGTATTTCTGTGGAGACAGCACAAGCAAAAATAGCCAATGGTAAGTACTCATTCGTTGCATGTAAATTTATTCAGCAATATATTGAAAGACTTGGTGTTTGTGATGAAAGACTGTGGAGTACAGGAATACAATATAGATtgagtttaaaaatttaaaaataacaagcATTCTGAAAGACTGAGGTAATAAGGTGATGATACTGTGTGTGACATCACTCTGTACAACAAGATCTTAATGTTATTGGTGACACGAAATAAAAGCGTAGCAAATACATCTAATAAGGTTGATTAAGAATCATTTCAGCCCATGATAAGACAAGTAGCAACAAGCCTACAACTTATACAGTTACTGAACATTAGCTGTTGATTGACTGTCAGATCAAGGAGTGGTTCAACCCTATGAAAACTTCcttattagtaaaatatattatctttGGTACAGCGTgcgatatacatgtaagtaaataaAACAGTAATTCGTCTATCGACGTACAAGCTGCTTCTAATACCTGTATTGATATAGCTGCATTGAAGTTGTTTCCTACATAAAATAGTCATCAGCTAAGTTAGCCATGCTGCCTTTGCACTCTTTATAACCCGCTGCCTTTGATGAGAGACAAAGGAGGCTTAAGCCAATGTTCGTATTTCACTCCAGATCAAGGGAAAGATGACTTGGCAGGCTTTGACAAATGTACCTGCAGCTTGGTAAAGCCCAACGTGCACTCTATAGCCTGTACTCTTCATTATCAACCACACACTGTAGAGGGCTACGGCGAAGAAGTGTCCCACTAATGTGAAGGGATCTGGGGACAAGCTGTAACAACACATGTGATagatagtataataataaactaTGAGATTAACCTGCAATCACTTATTATGACGGTGTACGGTATATAATTGATGCATTGCTATAACTAAAACATCATAACCATAGTTTGGAGCATAACAAAGCTTCGCAAATATCACTGACCACCTACGACATTTTACAGCACTAGATAACTGAGACACAGAAAGTGCTGCCACGGTTAACCCATACTGCTCCATTGGTATATTCCGCAAATAATATTTCACCACAGGACATCCTCAGAGGTTACTCATCTTCTATGTAAATAAAACTGGATTTTAGCTTATGCTAAATTTCGAAGAAtctagttgaaaacattttgatatTATGGTGACATGGTTTGAAGGAATTGTAATGACAACATAACATTGATTTTGTGAAGTGTGTCATCTAGACTCAGAACCACACGTGAATGGGCACTGCCTAGTTGTGATCAAATATGtgttcacatacatgtatttaccctTCCTTCTCCTAAACTATAGAAGTAAGTAGCATGACCAGCCAACAATTACCGAGTTTTCATGATTTGAAGACATCCTTTACAAGAGTTGTTAGTCCTTTG
Above is a window of Watersipora subatra chromosome 3, tzWatSuba1.1, whole genome shotgun sequence DNA encoding:
- the LOC137390294 gene encoding serine/threonine-protein phosphatase 6 regulatory ankyrin repeat subunit B-like: METSTSPSSYRMLQEYLTHGKKPSVPELMAELSGTPGSSRLEQALKQHHNQWTLLHYAADRGDTYIIQGLLNQSTEVDKCEALLVQNNIGNTPLALAVIQGHTDTVQHILRSDNATLNYKMLKVENKEEGAILHLAMRSGRLEIVKAIMGSVKEAQALNLLLLQNRYGNIPLSLTAERGYHEIIRYVLSRIDSQTAYLILNIQNQVEGTTVHMAAWNGQTDVFRALQELIITKHAKYDLLMSENKYGNTPLSLAAEKGHLQIVQDILNSVGHERSFKMLKMLNKNDGTPMHTATWNGQTRIVEAILGSIDRSQERVELLLLRNQYGNTPIHLAAERGHLEIIQIMLRELDSSESCRVLKSQSDLGTSLHVAAYNGHSQIIKTILNCIPNKEKIELLFEQNRYSNTPINLAAEQGHLQVIQVILSQVDADTAFEMLQAYHPHSEPTLQIAARNGHTRIIEVILDTVTEDQKYRLLLLENAQSHTAVTLAAYGRHSDSMNCILNKIYGGMRYEMLSRRNSDNEFILHRAAKAGHAEVINVSLKNITEMQRLQLLVLEDNLGHTPAISATWNRNTEVLKVILDALKPANRATILGKQSTTSGGTVLHIAARGRNLDVLETVKSFLSENTLCGLLLIKCAKGLTPLHKSALVGDADFLQQVADQLTLTNWYHIVTAEDNEGDNILLCALAKRHSQMAVFILNSLPSARRLELLCTSNDNGRTPLHIAAYENLLDIFSQVISLTSKDEMTQLLLLKDGDENNVLFEGVSKGNADIVQSILSVTHSENVFQMLSSSIADGKTAIHVAASHGYSSTLSIVFSYLKVQQVQTLLSIPDSTGNSPLAEAAIFGHMNVIQMVFKLLDAELVYEILKMSNVIGQTLLHHSASSGCLKIITGRLKPLLSDDQLTQILSTKDVNGDTAEELDRHLQKSLEKSEGKNQSFSSDTGDGLTSRPHAQNRLSQVSDSAKHSDAYQRNITLPESAKRDDPLKDLKGSNGKDLETRIFKFIDQEDSVSDLLNTQTHGETVKGSESLTLKPDVCKREQSSDLTSGTAGREDFAINTQYTEKEAVMAEPADTSTHTFTAVLWKNPQEETKPALRTGVKNLEEDLQQNIVTPRVTELRNPKSSFYPHRKPEQCDQEVKNLDEDLQQDLEFAEYNETDLKDDKQSLQNIRKASHLKCMAAVQSSFESLSVIKRCRNES